The following proteins are co-located in the Clavibacter capsici genome:
- a CDS encoding GNAT family N-acetyltransferase — MGPRLTVVREGALDVAAHTSIAALLALAFPDFREGYAGARSWAGAQPELRILVHDGDELVAHAGIRRMHVELGDGAGDPADDLLVGSTGMVAVHPERQGQGLGTLLADGIRGALARLAVPFGLLETGDATAGYYTRHGWIPLPGRTGHYNGFTLRGAAEVVHQDHGWLMLPVTSPADAFPAGDLHVNGQLV; from the coding sequence ATGGGACCCCGCCTCACCGTCGTCCGCGAGGGCGCGCTCGACGTCGCCGCGCACACGTCCATCGCGGCGCTCCTCGCGCTCGCCTTCCCCGACTTCCGCGAGGGGTACGCCGGCGCGCGCAGCTGGGCGGGCGCGCAGCCGGAGCTGCGGATCCTCGTGCACGACGGCGACGAGCTCGTCGCGCACGCGGGGATCCGGCGCATGCACGTGGAGCTGGGCGACGGCGCGGGCGACCCGGCCGACGACCTGCTCGTGGGATCCACCGGCATGGTGGCCGTGCACCCGGAGCGCCAGGGGCAGGGCCTCGGCACGCTCCTCGCCGACGGGATCCGCGGTGCGCTCGCGCGCCTCGCCGTCCCGTTCGGCCTGCTCGAGACGGGCGACGCGACGGCCGGCTACTACACGCGCCACGGCTGGATCCCGCTCCCCGGCCGCACGGGCCACTACAACGGCTTCACGCTCCGCGGCGCCGCCGAGGTGGTGCACCAGGACCACGGCTGGCTGATGCTGCCGGTCACCTCCCCCGCCGACGCGTTCCCCGCGGGCGACCTCCACGTCAACGGGCAGCTGGTGTGA
- a CDS encoding AI-2E family transporter produces the protein MTTPQSVWQDKLGRLSIRCVQILAVLVVAIAIVYAAISLKLVVIPVIIALILACAVRPMVLWMERRGLPDALAAAIALLTGLVLFGGAITAVVFGVQSQWPTLVKATSEGIDQLQSFIEEGGLPIDSGQIDSLRQSAVDFLTSSQFGSGAIAGVSAAAEVVTGAVLGLVVFFFFVKDGPQIWAFLIRPFRGRGRKRAVRVGHEGSKVLGGYIRGTATVALVDTVFIGAGLFILGVPLALPLSLIVFIGAFVPIVGATVAGILAALVALVTNDLGTAIWVIAIVILVNQLEGNLLQPVVLGNALKLHGLVVLLALTAGTILGGIIGAILSVPLTAVAWTAWKIVMEPDEEEPEPPAPAPLEPVKKAARGLTAKLTGRPATTTRAAR, from the coding sequence ATGACCACCCCGCAGTCCGTCTGGCAGGACAAGCTCGGCCGCCTCTCCATCCGCTGCGTGCAGATCCTGGCGGTCCTCGTGGTCGCCATCGCGATCGTGTACGCCGCCATCTCGCTCAAGCTCGTCGTGATCCCCGTGATCATCGCGCTGATCCTCGCCTGCGCCGTGCGCCCGATGGTGCTCTGGATGGAGCGCCGCGGCCTCCCCGACGCGCTCGCCGCGGCCATCGCGCTGCTCACGGGCCTCGTGCTCTTCGGCGGCGCGATCACGGCCGTCGTCTTCGGCGTGCAGAGCCAGTGGCCGACGCTCGTGAAGGCCACCAGCGAGGGCATCGACCAGCTGCAGTCGTTCATCGAGGAGGGCGGCCTCCCCATCGACTCGGGGCAGATCGACTCGCTCCGCCAGTCGGCCGTGGACTTCCTCACCAGCAGCCAGTTCGGATCGGGCGCCATCGCGGGCGTCTCGGCCGCCGCCGAGGTCGTCACGGGCGCGGTGCTCGGGCTCGTCGTGTTCTTCTTCTTCGTCAAGGACGGGCCGCAGATCTGGGCCTTCCTCATCCGCCCGTTCCGCGGCCGCGGCCGCAAGCGCGCCGTGCGCGTGGGCCACGAGGGCTCGAAGGTGCTCGGCGGGTACATCCGCGGCACGGCGACGGTCGCGCTCGTCGACACCGTGTTCATCGGCGCCGGCCTCTTCATCCTGGGCGTGCCGCTCGCGCTGCCGCTGTCGCTCATCGTCTTCATCGGCGCGTTCGTGCCCATCGTGGGCGCGACCGTCGCGGGCATCCTCGCGGCGCTCGTCGCGCTCGTGACCAACGACCTCGGCACCGCGATCTGGGTCATCGCCATCGTGATCCTCGTGAACCAGCTCGAGGGCAACCTGCTGCAGCCGGTCGTGCTCGGCAACGCGCTCAAGCTGCACGGCCTCGTCGTGCTGCTGGCCCTGACCGCCGGCACGATCCTCGGCGGCATCATCGGCGCGATCCTCTCGGTGCCGCTCACGGCCGTCGCGTGGACCGCGTGGAAGATCGTGATGGAGCCGGACGAGGAGGAGCCCGAGCCGCCGGCACCCGCGCCCCTCGAACCCGTGAAGAAGGCGGCGCGCGGCCTCACCGCGAAGCTCACGGGCCGTCCCGCCACCACCACGCGCGCCGCCCGGTGA
- a CDS encoding DUF1206 domain-containing protein codes for MSATGAASSLQRKPGFAVAARLGHAVNGLLHLLIGVIAFRLATGGGGEADQSGALGSIAGSPGGRVLLWIIVVGLLGLGLWQLVETVLARGEDAKRTWAARAKELGNAVAYLAIAATALRFATGGSSDSSEQTQSLSARLLAAPGGVALLVVLGLAVVAVGVYFGFKGATKRFQEDISVPSGSLGRGITALGVAGYIAKGVALVAVGVLFVVGAVTADPSRATGLDGALQALAALPAGVAVLAITGLGLIAYGLYCGARARYAKL; via the coding sequence GTGAGCGCCACCGGCGCCGCGTCGAGCCTCCAGCGGAAGCCCGGCTTCGCGGTCGCCGCGCGCCTCGGGCACGCGGTCAACGGCCTGCTGCACCTCCTCATCGGCGTGATCGCGTTCCGCCTCGCCACGGGCGGCGGCGGCGAGGCCGATCAGTCCGGCGCGCTCGGCTCCATCGCGGGGTCGCCCGGCGGCCGCGTGCTGCTCTGGATCATCGTGGTCGGCCTCCTGGGCCTCGGCCTCTGGCAGCTCGTCGAGACCGTGCTCGCGCGCGGCGAGGACGCGAAGCGCACCTGGGCGGCGCGCGCGAAGGAGCTCGGCAACGCCGTCGCCTACCTCGCGATCGCCGCCACCGCGCTGCGGTTCGCGACGGGCGGATCCAGCGACTCGTCCGAGCAGACGCAGTCACTCAGCGCCCGCCTGCTCGCGGCGCCGGGCGGCGTGGCCCTGCTCGTGGTCCTCGGCCTCGCCGTCGTCGCGGTCGGCGTCTACTTCGGGTTCAAGGGCGCGACGAAGCGCTTCCAGGAGGACATCTCCGTGCCGTCGGGCTCGCTCGGTCGCGGGATCACCGCGCTCGGCGTCGCGGGCTACATCGCCAAGGGCGTCGCGCTCGTCGCGGTCGGCGTGCTGTTCGTCGTCGGCGCCGTGACGGCCGACCCGAGCCGCGCCACCGGCCTCGACGGCGCGCTCCAGGCGCTCGCGGCGCTCCCTGCGGGCGTCGCCGTGCTCGCGATCACCGGCCTCGGCCTCATCGCCTACGGCCTGTACTGCGGCGCCCGCGCGCGCTACGCGAAGCTGTGA
- a CDS encoding PhzF family phenazine biosynthesis protein: MTRIPPVVLDGVRPDEVHVVRVFADADGRHGNELGIVLASPRTDGRELAVAQALGFSETVFVDAVDAPGADPLGASIRILTPARELPFAGHPTVGTAWWLASRGLPVDHLRVPAGLVAVTRDADVVRVTADPAWAPVFAWRELPSAAELATLDLVAAVADAGADHLYAWAWIDEAAGWIRSRMSAPALGIPEDEATGAAALRVTAHLGRDLRITQGRGSELVTRLLPDGRAEVGGRTVPDRVIPLP, translated from the coding sequence GTGACGCGGATCCCGCCGGTCGTGCTCGACGGCGTGCGGCCGGACGAGGTCCACGTGGTGCGCGTCTTCGCGGACGCGGACGGTCGGCACGGCAACGAGCTGGGGATCGTGCTCGCCTCGCCGCGCACGGACGGCCGGGAGCTGGCGGTCGCGCAGGCCCTCGGCTTCAGCGAGACCGTGTTCGTGGACGCGGTGGACGCGCCGGGCGCGGATCCGCTCGGGGCCTCGATCCGCATCCTCACGCCCGCCCGCGAGCTGCCCTTCGCGGGGCACCCGACCGTCGGCACGGCCTGGTGGCTGGCGTCGCGCGGGCTGCCGGTCGACCACCTGCGGGTGCCCGCCGGACTCGTGGCCGTGACCCGCGACGCGGACGTCGTGCGCGTGACCGCCGACCCGGCGTGGGCGCCCGTCTTCGCCTGGCGCGAGCTGCCCTCCGCCGCGGAGCTGGCCACGCTCGACCTCGTGGCGGCCGTCGCCGATGCGGGCGCCGACCACCTCTACGCGTGGGCGTGGATCGACGAGGCGGCCGGCTGGATCCGCTCGCGCATGTCCGCTCCCGCGCTCGGCATCCCCGAGGACGAGGCGACCGGGGCCGCCGCCCTGCGGGTCACCGCGCACCTCGGCCGCGACCTGCGCATCACGCAGGGCCGCGGCAGCGAGCTGGTCACGCGCCTGCTCCCCGACGGTCGGGCCGAGGTCGGCGGGCGGACCGTGCCGGACCGCGTGATCCCGCTGCCCTGA
- a CDS encoding hemolysin family protein, with the protein MNGDLLLNIVLVVVFVLIGGVFAATEMALVTLREGQLNALAARGRRGEKVAALARNPNTFLAAVQIGVTVAGFASAAYGASSIAPSVVPLFVSWGLEPGLASTIATLALTLVIAYLSLVLGELAPKRLAIQRNAGFAYGVAPVLNGFAILMRPVIWLLSVSTNLVVRLLGGDPHKTGEEMSEEELRDIVSSHEGLPDDERRILDDVLSLRHRQLSEVMKPRPEIAALDGTGTVRDAGIDVQDRPYSRYPVVDKTIDDVIGFVHVRDLYQAIAADPERPVSEILRPIPYLPATARVLPTLTMMRAEGHQIAVIVDEYGGTDGIVTLEDLVEEVVGEIFDEYDTDSAERELGAEGGTIDGRLNFQDFEEATGVKLPDSASDTVAGFVIEELGRLAQVGDSVEVDGVTLQVTALDRRRISEILVIPREEPATEDAETPTS; encoded by the coding sequence GTGAACGGCGACCTCCTCCTCAACATCGTCCTGGTCGTCGTCTTCGTCCTCATCGGCGGGGTGTTCGCCGCCACCGAGATGGCGCTCGTCACCCTCCGCGAGGGCCAGCTGAACGCCCTCGCCGCGCGCGGCCGCCGCGGTGAGAAGGTCGCCGCCCTCGCGCGGAACCCCAACACCTTCCTCGCGGCGGTGCAGATCGGCGTCACGGTCGCCGGCTTCGCGTCGGCCGCGTACGGCGCCTCGTCGATCGCGCCGTCCGTGGTCCCGCTGTTCGTCTCGTGGGGCCTGGAACCGGGCCTCGCCTCGACCATCGCCACCCTGGCGCTCACGCTCGTGATCGCCTACCTCTCGCTCGTGCTCGGCGAGCTCGCGCCCAAGCGCCTCGCGATCCAGCGCAACGCGGGCTTCGCGTACGGCGTCGCGCCGGTGCTCAACGGCTTCGCGATCCTCATGCGGCCCGTGATCTGGCTGCTCTCCGTCTCGACGAACCTCGTGGTCCGCCTCCTCGGCGGCGATCCGCACAAGACGGGCGAGGAGATGAGCGAGGAGGAGCTCCGCGACATCGTCTCCAGCCACGAGGGCCTGCCGGACGACGAGCGCCGGATCCTCGACGACGTGCTCTCCCTCCGCCACCGCCAGCTCAGCGAGGTGATGAAGCCGCGACCGGAGATCGCCGCGCTCGACGGCACCGGCACGGTCCGCGACGCGGGGATCGACGTGCAGGACCGGCCGTACTCGCGCTACCCGGTGGTCGACAAGACCATCGACGACGTCATCGGCTTCGTGCACGTGCGCGACCTGTACCAGGCGATCGCGGCGGATCCGGAGCGCCCCGTCTCCGAGATCCTGCGCCCGATCCCGTACCTCCCGGCGACCGCGCGCGTGCTGCCGACGCTCACGATGATGCGCGCCGAGGGCCACCAGATCGCCGTGATCGTGGACGAGTACGGCGGCACGGACGGCATCGTCACGCTCGAGGACCTCGTGGAGGAGGTCGTCGGCGAGATCTTCGACGAGTACGACACCGACTCCGCCGAACGCGAGCTGGGTGCCGAGGGCGGCACGATCGACGGCCGCCTCAACTTCCAGGACTTCGAGGAGGCGACGGGCGTCAAGCTCCCCGACTCCGCGTCCGACACGGTCGCGGGCTTCGTGATCGAGGAGCTCGGGCGGCTCGCGCAGGTCGGCGACTCGGTCGAGGTCGACGGCGTGACCCTCCAGGTGACGGCGCTCGACCGGCGGCGGATCTCGGAGATCCTCGTCATCCCGCGCGAGGAGCCGGCGACGGAGGACGCGGAGACGCCGACGTCCTAG
- a CDS encoding glycosyltransferase, producing MTSASAAAAGVEEPARRIRAVAVVIPARDEEELVGRCLASVEAAAERARADGIHVRVILVADDCRDGTAGIARAAGVEVIETADGRVGAARARGVDAALAAAAGSADELWIACTDADSEVPPAWITSQLELADAGADVVVGTVRPELADLSPEQVAAWRATRVPGQANGHVHGANLGIRGDAYLAAGGFPAVAEHEDVDLVARLRARGASVAASAAGEVLTSSRREGRTPGGYAGYLHVSLLERARAAGSGSPCIPAG from the coding sequence GTGACGAGCGCGTCGGCCGCGGCCGCCGGCGTCGAGGAGCCGGCGCGGCGGATCCGCGCGGTCGCCGTCGTCATCCCCGCGCGCGACGAGGAGGAGCTCGTGGGCCGCTGCCTCGCATCCGTGGAGGCCGCCGCCGAGCGCGCCCGGGCCGACGGGATCCACGTGCGCGTGATCCTCGTGGCCGACGACTGCCGCGACGGCACGGCCGGCATCGCGCGGGCCGCGGGCGTGGAGGTCATCGAGACCGCGGACGGCCGCGTCGGCGCCGCACGCGCACGCGGGGTCGACGCCGCCCTGGCCGCCGCGGCCGGGTCGGCCGACGAGCTGTGGATCGCGTGCACGGACGCGGACTCCGAGGTGCCGCCCGCGTGGATCACGAGCCAGCTGGAGCTCGCCGACGCGGGAGCGGACGTGGTCGTCGGCACCGTGCGGCCCGAGCTCGCGGACCTCAGCCCGGAGCAGGTCGCGGCCTGGCGCGCCACGCGCGTGCCCGGTCAGGCGAACGGCCACGTGCACGGCGCGAACCTCGGGATCCGCGGCGACGCCTACCTCGCGGCCGGCGGCTTCCCGGCGGTGGCGGAGCACGAGGACGTGGACCTGGTCGCGCGGCTGCGTGCCCGCGGCGCGAGCGTCGCGGCGTCCGCGGCGGGCGAAGTGCTCACCTCGAGCCGCCGCGAGGGCCGCACGCCCGGCGGCTACGCGGGGTACCTGCACGTGTCGCTGCTGGAGCGGGCGCGGGCCGCGGGCTCCGGCAGCCCGTGCATCCCGGCGGGCTGA
- a CDS encoding PIG-L family deacetylase: protein MTSAPLPGSPSDATVPARVRLASGAVPPGEDAGGPAVLRVREALPATPMGAGWSTERALALAVELGAGGARPGGGGTTDLWEALATLAAADLGLARTVEPHLDALAILDQERAAAGATGSADAAAGADAGGAAMTWGVFAAEGGGDPLTAVDGPDGVLLTGTKPWCSLAGSLTHALITAAVDDGSRGLFAVDLRQPGVEVVPGAWVARGLTEVPSGPLRLRDVPARRVGEPGWYLDRPGFHWGGIGVAACWYGGAVGLARTLLRAASREGADRLLLMHLGAVDAVLDGARASLAEAAALVDDGHAEGEAGRLLAKRVRAVVARAVEETLAHVAHALGPAPLAQDADHAKRVADLELYVRQHHAERDDASLGGALAEEARRRAAAAAEAAAPAPVADPAAPARVAFDAREPGNDADAWPADPRWDRMPAPDIDGMSALVVVSAHADDESIGAAGLMATAAARGVPVTLVIVTDGAASHPGSPTRTPADLVALRRDEARAALDAVAPDARLVLLGHPDGGVRERRDAVRDDLAVVLAGSAPGTWVAAPWRGDGHRDHRVTGEVVAELVADAAGPGIRLVEYPVWMWHWATPDDPRVPWAAMRALPLGPAAREAKRAAIRAHASQVQPLSDDPADRAVLQPGFLRHADADREVLILAEEPAPPATADATATAAERFDAAYAKDEDPWRVTTRWYERRKRLATLAALPDERYGRALEIGCSIGVTTAGLAERVDDLLAVDVAPTAVERARARLADAPHVRVEVRDVGADWPAGAFDLVVMSEVGYYLDDDALDRVLAALPDALGAAGTLVACHWRHPEGDFRRSGDEVHARLAAVPGLTRILRHEEDDFLLEVLSADPRSVAVRTGLR from the coding sequence GTGACATCCGCTCCCCTGCCCGGCTCCCCCTCCGACGCGACCGTCCCGGCGCGCGTCCGTCTCGCATCCGGTGCGGTCCCGCCGGGCGAGGACGCCGGCGGGCCCGCGGTCCTGCGCGTCCGGGAGGCGCTCCCGGCGACGCCCATGGGGGCGGGCTGGTCGACGGAGCGGGCGCTCGCCCTCGCGGTGGAGCTCGGCGCCGGCGGGGCGCGACCCGGCGGCGGCGGCACGACCGACCTGTGGGAGGCCCTCGCGACGCTCGCCGCCGCCGACCTCGGGCTCGCGCGCACGGTGGAGCCGCACCTCGACGCGCTCGCCATCCTCGACCAGGAGCGCGCCGCCGCGGGAGCGACCGGGAGCGCCGACGCAGCGGCCGGTGCCGACGCGGGCGGCGCGGCGATGACGTGGGGCGTGTTCGCGGCGGAGGGGGGCGGGGATCCGCTCACGGCCGTCGACGGACCCGACGGGGTGCTGCTCACGGGCACCAAGCCGTGGTGCTCGCTCGCCGGGTCGCTGACGCACGCGCTCATCACCGCCGCCGTCGACGACGGCTCGCGCGGGCTCTTCGCGGTGGACCTGCGGCAGCCCGGGGTCGAGGTCGTGCCCGGTGCCTGGGTCGCCCGCGGGCTGACGGAGGTGCCGAGCGGCCCGCTGCGCCTGCGCGACGTGCCGGCGCGACGCGTCGGGGAGCCGGGCTGGTACCTGGATCGGCCGGGCTTCCACTGGGGCGGGATCGGGGTCGCGGCCTGCTGGTACGGCGGCGCCGTCGGGCTGGCGCGCACGCTGCTGCGCGCGGCCTCCCGCGAAGGGGCCGACCGCCTCCTCCTCATGCACCTGGGCGCCGTGGACGCGGTGCTCGACGGGGCCCGGGCGTCGCTCGCCGAGGCCGCGGCGCTCGTCGACGACGGCCACGCCGAGGGCGAGGCCGGGCGGCTGCTCGCGAAGCGCGTGCGCGCCGTCGTCGCGCGGGCCGTGGAGGAGACGCTCGCGCACGTGGCGCACGCCCTCGGGCCGGCGCCGCTCGCGCAGGACGCGGATCACGCCAAGCGCGTCGCCGACCTCGAGCTGTACGTGCGGCAGCACCACGCGGAGCGGGACGACGCCTCGCTCGGCGGGGCGCTCGCGGAGGAGGCGCGGCGGCGGGCGGCGGCGGCCGCGGAGGCCGCCGCGCCCGCCCCGGTCGCGGATCCCGCCGCCCCCGCGCGCGTGGCCTTCGACGCGCGCGAGCCGGGGAACGACGCGGACGCGTGGCCCGCGGATCCGCGCTGGGACCGGATGCCCGCGCCCGACATCGACGGGATGTCCGCGCTCGTCGTGGTCTCCGCGCACGCCGACGACGAGTCGATCGGCGCCGCCGGTCTGATGGCGACGGCGGCCGCGCGCGGCGTGCCCGTGACCCTCGTGATCGTGACGGACGGGGCCGCCTCGCACCCCGGATCCCCCACCCGCACGCCCGCCGACCTCGTGGCGCTCCGCCGCGACGAGGCCCGCGCCGCCCTCGACGCCGTCGCGCCCGACGCGCGGCTCGTGCTCCTCGGCCACCCCGACGGCGGGGTCCGCGAGCGCCGCGACGCCGTGCGGGACGACCTCGCCGTCGTGCTCGCGGGATCCGCTCCGGGCACGTGGGTCGCGGCGCCCTGGCGCGGCGACGGGCACCGCGACCACCGCGTCACGGGAGAGGTCGTCGCCGAGCTGGTGGCGGACGCGGCCGGCCCGGGGATCCGGCTGGTCGAGTACCCCGTGTGGATGTGGCACTGGGCGACGCCCGACGACCCGCGCGTGCCGTGGGCCGCGATGCGCGCGCTGCCCCTCGGCCCGGCCGCCCGGGAGGCGAAGCGCGCCGCGATCCGCGCGCACGCGAGCCAGGTGCAGCCGCTCTCCGACGACCCCGCCGACCGCGCCGTGCTCCAGCCCGGCTTCCTCCGGCACGCGGACGCCGACCGGGAGGTCCTGATCCTCGCGGAGGAGCCCGCCCCGCCCGCCACCGCCGACGCCACCGCCACCGCCGCCGAGCGCTTCGACGCCGCGTACGCGAAGGACGAGGACCCGTGGCGCGTCACGACCCGCTGGTACGAGCGGCGCAAGCGGCTCGCCACGCTCGCGGCCCTGCCCGACGAGCGCTACGGACGGGCGCTGGAGATCGGCTGCTCCATCGGCGTGACGACGGCGGGGCTCGCCGAGCGCGTCGACGACCTGCTGGCGGTGGACGTCGCGCCGACCGCCGTCGAGCGTGCCCGGGCGCGCCTCGCGGACGCGCCGCACGTGCGCGTCGAGGTGCGCGACGTCGGCGCCGACTGGCCCGCGGGCGCGTTCGACCTCGTCGTGATGAGCGAGGTCGGCTACTACCTCGACGACGACGCGCTCGACCGCGTGCTCGCCGCCCTGCCCGACGCGCTCGGCGCCGCGGGCACGCTCGTCGCCTGCCACTGGCGGCACCCGGAGGGCGACTTCCGCCGGTCGGGCGACGAGGTGCACGCGCGGCTGGCCGCGGTGCCGGGGCTGACGCGCATCCTGCGCCACGAGGAGGACGACTTCCTGCTCGAGGTGCTGTCGGCGGATCCGCGCTCGGTCGCCGTCCGGACGGGGCTGCGGTGA
- a CDS encoding phosphoribosylaminoimidazolesuccinocarboxamide synthase translates to MSAAVPAGHASEWDLPGWDHAYSGKVRELFSPAVDDTEDRALEGEPHVLVVATDRVSAYDFALEPGIPGKGELLTQLSLWWFDRLDVPNHLVDGATLDRIGIPDEVQGRAMLCRVLEMLPIECVVRGYLAGSGWEEYREHGTVCGIPLPAGLQQGDRLPEPIYTPAWKAPQGEHDENITFARTEELVGHEEAARLRDLSLDVYRRASAIAEERGVILADTKFEFGIDPRTGVTTLADEVLTSDSSRYWDAEAYATGNRTDSFDKQIVRDWLAANWDRTGTPPVLPPEIVERTAERYRELIARLTGR, encoded by the coding sequence ATGAGCGCCGCCGTCCCCGCCGGCCACGCCTCGGAGTGGGACCTCCCCGGCTGGGACCACGCCTACTCGGGCAAGGTCCGCGAGCTGTTCAGCCCCGCGGTCGACGACACCGAGGATCGCGCGCTCGAGGGCGAGCCGCACGTGCTGGTCGTCGCGACCGATCGGGTGAGCGCGTACGACTTCGCGCTCGAGCCGGGCATCCCCGGCAAGGGCGAGCTCCTCACGCAGCTGAGCCTCTGGTGGTTCGACCGGCTGGATGTGCCGAACCACCTGGTCGACGGCGCCACCCTCGACCGCATCGGCATCCCCGACGAGGTCCAGGGGCGCGCCATGCTCTGCCGGGTGCTGGAGATGCTCCCGATCGAGTGCGTGGTGCGCGGGTACCTGGCCGGATCCGGCTGGGAGGAGTACCGCGAGCACGGCACCGTGTGCGGCATCCCGCTCCCCGCGGGGCTGCAGCAGGGCGACCGCCTGCCCGAGCCGATCTACACCCCCGCCTGGAAGGCGCCGCAGGGCGAGCACGACGAGAACATCACGTTCGCGCGCACCGAGGAGCTCGTGGGGCACGAGGAGGCGGCGCGGCTGCGCGACCTGTCGCTCGACGTCTACCGGCGCGCGTCGGCCATCGCCGAGGAGCGCGGCGTGATCCTCGCGGACACCAAGTTCGAGTTCGGCATCGACCCGCGCACGGGCGTCACGACGCTGGCCGACGAGGTGCTCACGAGCGACTCGTCCAGGTACTGGGACGCCGAGGCGTACGCGACCGGCAACCGCACGGACAGCTTCGACAAGCAGATCGTGCGGGACTGGCTGGCGGCGAACTGGGATCGCACGGGCACGCCGCCGGTGCTGCCGCCCGAGATCGTGGAGCGGACGGCCGAGCGGTACCGCGAGCTGATCGCGCGGCTCACCGGGCGGTAG
- the purD gene encoding phosphoribosylamine--glycine ligase: MKILVLGSGAREHAIVTALLREDAGHDIVAAPGNAGLARAVPVVAMDIDDPVVVAEHALAEGFELVVVGPEAPLVAGVADALRTRGIPVFGPGRAAAALEGSKTFAKRIMEEAGVPTGRAAQAGTVDEVEAALDEYGAPYVIKADGLAAGKGVLVTADRSRALEHARHYLGQGTVLVEEFLAGQEVSLFLLSDGHDVLPLSPAQDYKRLGDGDAGPNTGGMGAYSPLPWLPAGFVDEVIDTIALPTVRKLAEEQTPFIGLLYCGLILTADGIRVIEFNARFGDPETQVVLPRLVTPLSQLLLAAASGELGGMPRPEFSDDVAVTVVVASEGYPESPRTGRVISGLEEAERVAGVSVAHAATAESDAGLVATGGRVLSVVATGRGFEEARSRVYEAVGLIGLDGSQHRTDIAAQVIR, translated from the coding sequence GTGAAGATCCTGGTACTCGGTTCCGGTGCGCGCGAGCACGCCATCGTCACGGCCCTGCTCCGGGAGGACGCCGGGCACGACATCGTCGCCGCCCCCGGCAACGCGGGGCTGGCGCGCGCGGTGCCCGTCGTCGCGATGGACATCGACGACCCGGTCGTCGTCGCCGAGCACGCGCTCGCGGAGGGCTTCGAGCTGGTCGTCGTGGGACCGGAGGCGCCGCTCGTCGCCGGGGTCGCCGACGCGCTCCGCACCCGCGGGATCCCCGTGTTCGGGCCGGGCCGCGCCGCCGCGGCGCTCGAGGGATCCAAGACGTTCGCCAAGCGCATCATGGAGGAGGCGGGCGTGCCCACCGGCCGTGCCGCCCAGGCCGGCACGGTCGACGAGGTCGAGGCCGCCCTCGACGAGTACGGCGCCCCCTACGTCATCAAGGCCGACGGCCTCGCCGCGGGCAAGGGCGTGCTGGTCACGGCCGACCGCTCGCGCGCCCTGGAGCACGCGCGCCACTACCTGGGCCAGGGCACCGTGCTCGTCGAGGAGTTCCTCGCCGGGCAGGAGGTGTCGCTGTTCCTCCTCTCCGACGGGCACGACGTGCTCCCCCTCTCGCCCGCGCAGGACTACAAGCGCCTCGGCGACGGGGACGCGGGGCCGAACACCGGGGGCATGGGCGCGTACTCGCCGCTGCCGTGGCTGCCCGCGGGCTTCGTCGACGAGGTCATCGACACCATCGCGCTGCCCACCGTGCGGAAGCTCGCCGAGGAGCAGACGCCGTTCATCGGGCTGCTGTACTGCGGGCTCATCCTCACCGCGGACGGCATCCGGGTCATCGAGTTCAACGCGCGCTTCGGGGATCCGGAGACGCAGGTCGTGCTGCCCCGCCTCGTCACGCCGCTGTCGCAGCTGCTGCTGGCCGCCGCGTCCGGCGAGCTCGGCGGCATGCCGCGACCGGAGTTCTCGGACGACGTGGCCGTCACGGTCGTCGTCGCGAGCGAGGGCTACCCGGAGTCGCCGCGGACCGGGCGCGTCATCTCGGGCCTCGAGGAGGCCGAGCGCGTCGCGGGCGTCAGCGTCGCGCACGCCGCGACCGCGGAGTCCGACGCCGGCCTCGTCGCCACGGGCGGCCGCGTGCTCAGCGTCGTCGCCACGGGGCGCGGCTTCGAGGAGGCGAGATCCCGGGTCTACGAGGCGGTGGGGCTGATCGGCCTCGACGGGTCGCAGCACCGCACCGACATCGCCGCGCAGGTGATCCGATGA
- a CDS encoding sterol carrier family protein, whose translation MAKARIHPTVGQPAVRAALAQGADADRETRATAVRFLLQSLADLAPGGTVEVRVPPFGAVQCIEGPGHTRGTPPNVIETDPATWIALATGGTTWDAGVEAGAVRASGLRADLRGLLPVPWQLPADR comes from the coding sequence ATGGCCAAGGCGCGCATCCACCCGACCGTCGGACAGCCCGCCGTGCGGGCCGCGCTCGCCCAGGGCGCCGACGCCGACCGCGAGACCCGGGCCACGGCCGTGCGCTTCCTCCTGCAGTCGCTGGCGGATCTCGCGCCCGGCGGCACCGTCGAGGTCCGCGTCCCGCCGTTCGGCGCCGTCCAGTGCATCGAGGGCCCGGGCCACACGCGCGGCACGCCGCCGAACGTCATCGAGACGGACCCGGCCACCTGGATAGCGCTCGCCACGGGCGGCACCACGTGGGACGCGGGAGTCGAGGCGGGTGCCGTGCGCGCGTCCGGGCTCCGCGCGGACCTCCGCGGCCTGCTGCCCGTGCCGTGGCAGCTCCCCGCGGACCGCTGA